A genomic stretch from Pseudomonas mendocina includes:
- a CDS encoding class I SAM-dependent methyltransferase, with amino-acid sequence MLKRLMQYPAVRALFAQCLACVFVGVLVYLAAQLSSWRPPIMAAGLLQGLVAAILGRYLGLSRWWLAINLLFVPALLLSRGAELPSWLFLAGFALLLLLNWNSVVERVPLYLSGASTRQALIRLLQQQPAGFRFIDLGCGPGGALLALAKAFPHAQFVGVETAPLSFALAWLRACRQPNCQIRFQNLWRTDLSSFDVVYCFLSPAPMAPIWNKAQEQMRTGSLLISNSFEVAGQPAGQVIEVGDLRGSRLLIWQMQR; translated from the coding sequence ATGTTAAAGCGGTTGATGCAGTATCCGGCGGTACGGGCTTTGTTCGCTCAATGCCTGGCCTGTGTGTTTGTTGGCGTTTTGGTGTATCTCGCAGCCCAGCTCTCGTCCTGGCGTCCGCCCATTATGGCTGCAGGCCTATTGCAGGGGCTTGTTGCTGCCATTCTGGGACGCTACTTGGGGCTGTCGCGCTGGTGGTTGGCAATTAATCTGCTGTTTGTGCCGGCGTTATTGCTCAGCCGGGGCGCTGAGCTGCCCTCGTGGCTATTTCTGGCCGGGTTTGCACTGCTATTGCTGCTTAATTGGAATAGCGTCGTCGAGCGAGTGCCGTTGTACCTCAGCGGTGCGTCGACCCGTCAGGCACTGATTCGCTTGTTGCAGCAACAACCTGCAGGTTTTCGCTTTATTGATTTGGGCTGCGGGCCAGGGGGCGCGCTGTTGGCGTTGGCAAAAGCCTTTCCTCATGCTCAGTTTGTGGGGGTGGAAACGGCGCCACTGTCGTTCGCCCTGGCCTGGCTGCGTGCTTGTCGTCAGCCGAACTGCCAGATTCGTTTCCAAAACCTCTGGCGTACCGATTTGTCCTCATTCGACGTGGTGTATTGCTTTTTGTCCCCGGCGCCGATGGCACCGATCTGGAATAAAGCGCAGGAGCAGATGCGCACCGGCAGCTTACTGATCAGCAATAGTTTTGAAGTGGCTGGGCAACCTGCTGGTCAGGTGATTGAAGTAGGTGACTTACGCGGCTCGCGTTTGCTGATCTGGCAGATGCAGCGTTGA
- the rsgA gene encoding small ribosomal subunit biogenesis GTPase RsgA: MAKRQLNRRQNWRIEKVQSERAARAAKRESQALQILEGGDLGPEQFGLVIAHFGVQVEVEALDGDLAGQVFRCHLRANLPSLVTGDKVVWRAGNQGIGVIVAQLPRNSELCRPDIRGQLKPVAANVDLLVIVFAPLPEPHANLIDRYLVAAEHAGIRPLLLLNKADLVDEQNGPALHEMLGVYRQLGYPLLEVSAHQGDGMEQLKKQLDGHVSVFVGQSGVGKSSLVNSLLPGVDTRVGALSELTGKGTHTTTTARLFHFPGGGELIDSPGIREFGLVHVSRDDVEAGFIEFSELIGRCRFRDCKHDREPGCALLKALEEGRVHPQRIASYRHIVASLPEPEYR; the protein is encoded by the coding sequence ATGGCCAAACGCCAACTCAACCGCCGGCAAAACTGGCGTATCGAAAAAGTTCAGAGCGAGCGCGCCGCCCGCGCGGCCAAGCGCGAGTCGCAAGCGCTGCAAATTCTTGAGGGGGGCGATCTAGGCCCGGAGCAGTTCGGCTTAGTCATCGCCCACTTTGGCGTGCAGGTCGAAGTAGAGGCGCTGGACGGCGACTTAGCTGGCCAGGTCTTCCGTTGCCACCTAAGGGCCAACCTGCCCAGCCTTGTCACCGGTGACAAGGTTGTCTGGCGTGCCGGCAATCAAGGCATTGGCGTTATCGTGGCGCAACTGCCACGCAACAGCGAGCTGTGCCGCCCCGACATCCGCGGCCAACTAAAACCGGTTGCGGCCAACGTCGACCTGCTGGTGATCGTCTTCGCGCCGCTGCCCGAGCCCCACGCCAACCTAATCGACCGCTACTTGGTGGCAGCTGAGCATGCTGGTATTCGCCCGTTACTGCTGCTGAATAAGGCTGATCTGGTCGATGAGCAGAACGGCCCCGCCCTGCATGAAATGCTTGGTGTCTACCGCCAGTTGGGATATCCGCTGCTGGAAGTGTCCGCCCATCAAGGTGATGGCATGGAACAGCTTAAGAAACAGTTGGATGGCCATGTCAGCGTGTTTGTCGGGCAGTCCGGTGTCGGCAAGTCCTCCCTCGTTAACAGCCTGCTGCCGGGCGTGGATACGCGAGTCGGGGCGCTCTCAGAGTTGACTGGTAAGGGGACCCACACCACCACAACAGCGCGTTTATTCCACTTTCCGGGCGGCGGCGAGTTGATCGACTCCCCCGGCATTCGCGAGTTTGGCTTGGTTCATGTCAGCAGGGATGATGTCGAGGCAGGCTTTATCGAATTTAGCGAACTGATCGGACGTTGCCGCTTCCGTGACTGCAAACATGATCGTGAGCCGGGCTGCGCCTTGCTTAAGGCCCTGGAGGAAGGTCGCGTGCATCCGCAGCGTATTGCCAGCTACCGGCACATCGTCGCCAGCCTGCCAGAACCGGAATACCGATAG
- the motB gene encoding flagellar motor protein MotB — protein sequence MENNQPIIVKRVKKSAGGHHGGAWKIAFADFATAMMAFFLVMWLMSSATPEQKKLISGYFQDPIGFSESASPHVIDLGGTPVPSPDRTLNEEIKPTDASESNPGDIDKLQAESIAEEVERERLELLLQELQTKVDENPQVQNFKDQILFEITQDGLRIQIMDADNRPMFASGSAQLQPYFEDILLAMTDTISAVPNKISISGHTDAQPYSGRGGYGNWDLSADRANAARRVLVAGGYDDAQVARVVGYGSSALFDRKKPLNPINRRIDIVVLTKKAERAIDGESSRSEEAATEQAAPATAPGSDQPLPKEQLKEKLNIFEEGVLKFD from the coding sequence ATGGAAAATAATCAGCCGATAATCGTCAAACGGGTCAAGAAATCTGCTGGCGGCCACCATGGTGGTGCCTGGAAGATTGCCTTCGCCGACTTTGCCACGGCTATGATGGCGTTCTTTCTGGTTATGTGGCTGATGTCGTCGGCAACCCCTGAGCAGAAGAAGTTGATTTCCGGTTACTTTCAGGACCCGATCGGGTTTTCTGAGAGCGCCAGTCCCCATGTCATCGACTTGGGCGGCACGCCTGTGCCGTCGCCTGATCGCACGTTGAATGAAGAGATCAAGCCAACGGATGCTTCAGAGAGCAATCCCGGGGACATCGACAAGCTGCAAGCTGAGTCGATTGCCGAGGAAGTTGAGCGCGAGCGTCTGGAGTTGCTGCTTCAAGAGCTGCAAACCAAAGTCGACGAAAACCCTCAGGTGCAGAATTTCAAAGATCAGATTCTTTTTGAAATCACCCAGGACGGTTTGCGTATTCAAATTATGGATGCCGACAACAGGCCGATGTTTGCCTCTGGCAGTGCGCAATTACAGCCGTATTTTGAAGACATCCTATTGGCGATGACGGACACGATTTCTGCTGTACCAAACAAGATCAGCATCAGTGGCCATACTGATGCGCAACCGTATTCAGGGCGTGGCGGTTATGGTAACTGGGACTTGTCAGCAGACCGGGCTAACGCCGCGCGACGGGTGTTGGTTGCCGGCGGATATGATGATGCTCAGGTGGCTCGCGTAGTGGGGTATGGCTCGTCGGCACTGTTTGACCGCAAAAAACCACTTAACCCGATCAACCGGCGCATTGATATCGTCGTTTTGACCAAAAAGGCTGAGCGCGCCATTGATGGTGAGAGCAGTCGTTCTGAAGAGGCCGCAACTGAGCAAGCGGCTCCGGCTACAGCGCCAGGTTCTGACCAGCCATTGCCCAAGGAACAGCTCAAAGAGAAGTTGAACATCTTTGAAGAGGGCGTGTTGAAATTCGACTGA
- the motA gene encoding flagellar motor stator protein MotA, whose protein sequence is MVKIIGIIVVFVGVIGGFILSGGQFMALVHPFEIMIIGGAALGAFLQANPSNMFMRVFKKSLSMFSSRFTQQYYLDVLKLLYEILNKSRREGMMAIEADIEDPAASPIFSKYPVILKDEQMTAFICDYLRIMSSGNMAPHELEGLFDMEIASIKEELEHPSHAVTKVADGMPAMGIVAAVLGIVITMSILAEADNAEIGYKVGSALVGTFLGILASYGFFAPLAGSLEHDAKEEVNVYEAIKAGLVASASGMPPSLAVEFSRKVLYPAHRPTFAELEQAMRGG, encoded by the coding sequence ATGGTAAAAATCATTGGCATTATTGTCGTTTTCGTCGGAGTCATCGGAGGGTTTATCCTCTCTGGCGGCCAATTTATGGCTTTGGTGCACCCGTTCGAAATCATGATTATCGGCGGCGCGGCTTTGGGGGCCTTTTTGCAGGCTAACCCCAGCAACATGTTTATGCGGGTGTTTAAAAAGTCCCTGAGCATGTTCAGTTCGCGCTTTACGCAGCAGTACTACCTGGATGTGCTCAAGCTGCTTTACGAGATTCTCAATAAGAGTCGTCGTGAGGGCATGATGGCCATTGAGGCTGACATCGAAGACCCGGCAGCCAGCCCGATTTTCAGTAAGTACCCGGTTATTCTCAAAGATGAGCAGATGACGGCGTTCATCTGCGATTACCTGCGCATTATGTCCTCCGGCAATATGGCTCCCCATGAGTTGGAGGGGCTGTTCGATATGGAAATTGCCAGTATTAAAGAGGAACTCGAACATCCTTCCCATGCCGTGACCAAAGTGGCAGATGGTATGCCGGCCATGGGTATCGTGGCCGCGGTGCTGGGGATTGTAATCACCATGTCGATCTTGGCTGAGGCGGACAACGCAGAGATCGGCTACAAAGTTGGCTCGGCGTTGGTGGGGACGTTCTTGGGTATTCTGGCCTCCTACGGGTTCTTTGCACCGCTAGCGGGCTCGTTGGAGCACGATGCCAAAGAGGAAGTAAACGTCTACGAAGCCATTAAGGCGGGACTGGTCGCATCCGCCTCTGGCATGCCTCCATCTCTTGCCGTTGAGTTCTCTCGTAAAGTGCTATATCCCGCCCACCGCCCGACTTTTGCCGAGCTTGAGCAGGCAATGCGTGGGGGCTGA
- a CDS encoding HDOD domain-containing protein, which yields MPNSPHTPRTLTDWLKQLDTPLLPASSESVQKMRRGLMDSNCSMRELAELMSHCPALALAVLREANRSTSTLSNKTESLEAALNRLGLKRAEALLSQLPTAAETALPPALRQIQLISLHASQQASGLFSARLARLWQEIHWGSLLFLAPVWVLVAHKPELFEAWEQRILINKEPASRVEQELLGMPLLTLCLALSEHWQLPDWIIQGYRLLLNDRRLLVKALHLARDSDNPLRQQQNLDADASLCRWLTQPANSILLANGLAISAHYAWNSDHNLRWQRLTSLFLKVPLTDLQQLVHQNAVNSARQHARTGLWHPAESLLWPWPERRLQAIVKHSKVELSQEWRQLCLQLLANPTQFSNVLQLTDTANQALKAGGFTRILLFLADRQHSRLQAQQQTGLDKACVGMALAPQQSQVLRGLLEEPRQLRLTPANVAKFSALLPGALKSLFPSEHWLLRSIAANNRVVMLIVADQDGQPLGDSDMQTFSKTVQCIERALTNFANRGR from the coding sequence ATGCCAAATTCTCCCCATACGCCGCGCACATTGACCGACTGGCTCAAGCAGCTGGACACCCCTTTATTACCCGCTTCTTCAGAAAGCGTGCAGAAAATGCGCCGCGGCCTGATGGACAGCAACTGCTCCATGCGCGAACTGGCCGAACTCATGAGCCATTGTCCCGCTCTGGCACTGGCGGTACTGCGCGAAGCCAACCGCAGCACCAGCACGCTCAGTAACAAGACCGAAAGCCTTGAGGCGGCCCTTAACCGCCTTGGCCTTAAGCGCGCAGAAGCCCTACTGAGCCAACTCCCGACTGCCGCTGAAACTGCACTACCACCAGCGCTGCGCCAGATACAACTGATCAGCCTGCATGCCAGCCAACAGGCCAGCGGCTTATTCTCGGCGCGCTTAGCGCGTTTGTGGCAGGAAATTCACTGGGGGTCGCTGCTGTTCTTAGCCCCCGTATGGGTACTGGTTGCACACAAGCCTGAACTGTTTGAGGCCTGGGAACAACGCATCCTTATCAACAAAGAACCGGCAAGCCGGGTTGAGCAGGAACTGCTGGGCATGCCGCTGCTTACCCTTTGCCTAGCCCTAAGTGAGCACTGGCAACTGCCCGACTGGATCATCCAGGGCTATCGCCTGCTGCTGAATGACCGCCGCCTGCTGGTCAAAGCACTGCATCTGGCCCGCGACAGTGACAACCCCTTGAGGCAGCAGCAGAACCTGGACGCCGATGCGTCACTTTGCCGCTGGCTGACTCAACCTGCCAACAGCATCCTGCTGGCCAACGGCTTGGCGATTTCTGCACATTACGCCTGGAACAGCGACCACAACCTCCGCTGGCAGCGCCTGACCAGCCTATTCCTCAAAGTGCCCCTCACTGACTTACAGCAGCTGGTGCACCAGAATGCCGTCAACAGTGCCCGGCAACATGCACGAACCGGCCTCTGGCACCCAGCCGAATCGTTGCTCTGGCCTTGGCCTGAGCGTCGCCTGCAAGCCATCGTCAAGCACAGCAAAGTGGAACTGAGCCAAGAATGGCGCCAACTGTGCTTACAACTGCTGGCCAACCCAACCCAGTTCAGCAATGTACTGCAACTAACTGACACCGCTAACCAAGCACTGAAAGCAGGCGGTTTCACCCGCATTCTGCTGTTTCTCGCTGACCGGCAGCACTCTCGCCTACAGGCCCAACAACAGACAGGACTGGATAAAGCCTGTGTCGGCATGGCCTTGGCTCCACAACAGAGCCAAGTATTACGGGGCTTGCTGGAAGAACCACGACAGCTGCGCCTGACACCCGCTAATGTCGCCAAATTCTCCGCCCTGCTCCCAGGCGCATTAAAAAGTCTGTTCCCAAGCGAACACTGGCTACTGCGCTCCATCGCCGCCAACAACCGTGTCGTGATGCTGATCGTGGCGGATCAAGACGGCCAACCGCTCGGTGATAGCGATATGCAAACCTTTAGCAAAACGGTGCAATGCATTGAGCGCGCCCTGACCAATTTTGCCAACCGGGGACGCTAG
- a CDS encoding rhodanese-like domain-containing protein, with amino-acid sequence MSNFADLPLLIEPEQLASRLDTPGLILVDLTNAQRYAQGHIPGAHFVEPKRTQFGQPPAPGLLPAKDQLEQLFSELGHHADATYVVYDDEGGGWAGRFIWMLDVIGHNRYHFLNGGLHAWLEDVGTLSTETPPKGQAPVTLHLHEEPSATREYVLSRLGADDLVIWDARAPEEFNGEKVLAQKAGHIPGAVNFEWTAGMDKSRALRIRTDLQEQLTALGITPDKEIITHCQTHRRSGFTYVAAKALGYPRIKAYAGSWGEWGNHPDTPVER; translated from the coding sequence ATGAGTAACTTTGCTGACTTGCCACTACTGATTGAGCCCGAACAGCTGGCCAGTCGTCTGGACACGCCCGGCCTGATTCTGGTTGATCTGACCAACGCGCAGCGTTATGCCCAAGGCCATATCCCCGGCGCTCACTTTGTTGAACCGAAACGTACGCAGTTCGGCCAACCGCCCGCGCCGGGACTGCTACCCGCTAAGGATCAACTTGAGCAGCTGTTCAGCGAACTAGGGCACCATGCTGACGCGACCTATGTTGTCTATGACGACGAAGGCGGTGGCTGGGCAGGCCGTTTTATCTGGATGCTGGATGTCATCGGCCATAACCGCTATCACTTCCTCAACGGCGGCCTGCACGCTTGGCTCGAGGATGTCGGCACCCTGAGCACCGAGACACCGCCAAAAGGCCAGGCGCCAGTCACACTGCACCTGCACGAGGAGCCAAGCGCCACTCGCGAGTATGTCCTAAGCCGCCTTGGCGCAGACGACCTGGTGATTTGGGATGCCCGCGCTCCCGAGGAGTTCAACGGCGAAAAGGTGCTGGCTCAAAAGGCTGGCCACATCCCTGGCGCGGTCAACTTTGAGTGGACTGCTGGCATGGATAAAAGCCGTGCACTGCGTATCCGAACCGATTTGCAGGAGCAACTCACCGCCCTTGGTATTACGCCAGATAAAGAAATCATTACCCACTGCCAAACCCATCGCCGTTCTGGCTTTACTTATGTAGCAGCCAAAGCGCTGGGCTATCCCCGGATCAAGGCTTATGCCGGTTCCTGGGGCGAATGGGGCAACCACCCGGATACTCCGGTCGAACGCTGA
- the asd gene encoding archaetidylserine decarboxylase (Phosphatidylserine decarboxylase is synthesized as a single chain precursor. Generation of the pyruvoyl active site from a Ser is coupled to cleavage of a Gly-Ser bond between the larger (beta) and smaller (alpha chains). It is an integral membrane protein.), with translation MKDRLFIISQYLLPHHLLSRLIGFVAECRIGWLKNPLINWFAKQYQVNMSEAQVEDPTAYAHFNDFFTRALKEGARPLDTTPGAILCPADGAISQLGKIEQGRVFQAKGHSFSVIELLGGDTERAAQFMGGDFATVYLSPKDYHRVHMPLAGTLREMVYVPGRLFSVNQTTAENVPELFARNERVVCLFDTERGPMAVVLVGAMIVASIETVWAGLVTPPKRELKTFRYDEAARGPITLEKGAELGRFKLGSTAIVLFGPEQVKWAESLSANSPVQMGQLLASSN, from the coding sequence ATGAAAGACCGTCTGTTTATCATCAGCCAGTACTTGCTGCCACACCACCTGCTTTCACGCCTGATCGGGTTCGTGGCTGAGTGCCGTATCGGCTGGCTGAAGAACCCGCTGATCAACTGGTTCGCCAAACAGTATCAAGTGAATATGAGCGAAGCGCAGGTTGAAGACCCGACCGCCTATGCCCACTTCAACGACTTCTTTACCCGCGCCCTGAAAGAAGGTGCCCGCCCGCTGGACACCACCCCCGGCGCGATCCTGTGCCCGGCCGACGGCGCCATCAGCCAGTTGGGCAAGATTGAGCAAGGCCGCGTCTTTCAAGCCAAAGGCCACAGCTTTAGCGTGATTGAGCTGCTGGGCGGCGACACCGAGCGTGCTGCACAGTTCATGGGCGGCGATTTCGCCACCGTCTATCTGTCACCGAAGGACTACCACCGCGTGCACATGCCTCTGGCTGGCACACTGCGCGAAATGGTGTATGTGCCCGGCCGTCTGTTCTCGGTCAATCAAACCACCGCTGAAAACGTACCGGAGCTGTTTGCCCGTAATGAGCGCGTTGTTTGCCTGTTCGATACCGAACGCGGCCCAATGGCCGTTGTACTGGTCGGAGCGATGATCGTTGCGTCCATTGAAACCGTCTGGGCGGGCCTGGTAACTCCGCCTAAGCGCGAGCTGAAAACTTTCCGCTATGACGAAGCAGCCCGTGGCCCCATTACCCTGGAGAAAGGGGCCGAACTGGGCCGTTTCAAACTGGGTTCAACCGCGATTGTTCTATTCGGCCCTGAACAAGTGAAGTGGGCCGAGTCACTGTCTGCCAACAGCCCGGTGCAAATGGGTCAACTGCTGGCCAGCAGCAACTGA
- a CDS encoding molecular chaperone translates to MDKLNALALLRITTPSKQSLSFCDAIPRNVKKWIDGLPKANVGESARQLYQALLEINQLQTTPENRLQMLELLRPEIFFVCNQLEKHFVNQAIVLDERPRKVANLCQALQHHLAIGYKLIVVNLGGQVTKDTQSLLTVALQRAIHSLCGPLVRASQLYCPVPEGLWLEMHLLYQIARSQNLHKTPVRDPQAHHTQSLSCEQSYVVALMLGCSRCNQLRQSTIAQLAQILELWGTLVTLQSGQIASSLFAINPAQDTPPRYTAQFAAGELNDAVGIDPSALVDAINEHLQLNADQRAQSRLHVPNSISLDMLQQLAAAWGDIAERTFQRTQSQGTLTLCLGMSALHYYLAGQRLFNDVLQQAKLSNAAVFTVQKGDSDIWADAFDTKKADGLEESLPFEEIQYSKPDDDNKSALYQQQAASYPTHEVSIVNISPGGYCLAWPREVPNQLQAGELLGIRSQRQDSWSIAVVRWIRQVRGGGTQMGIELIAPQAQACGLQLLRNGDSNSQYMRALLLPEISIISRPASLIVPRIPFQEGSKVNININGNEHRAVLKQRLTSTGSFNQFDYQVTVLNDEMPDSPGTISAHDGKAGKEDFDSLWKSL, encoded by the coding sequence ATGGATAAACTTAACGCGCTCGCCCTTCTACGCATTACGACGCCCAGCAAACAGTCCCTGAGTTTTTGCGATGCAATACCGCGAAATGTAAAAAAGTGGATTGATGGCCTCCCTAAAGCCAACGTGGGAGAAAGCGCTCGCCAGCTCTATCAGGCCCTACTTGAAATCAACCAGTTGCAGACCACCCCGGAAAACCGTCTGCAAATGCTTGAACTGCTGCGTCCGGAAATCTTTTTCGTCTGTAATCAGCTGGAAAAACACTTCGTCAACCAAGCCATTGTCTTGGATGAACGCCCACGCAAGGTCGCTAACCTCTGCCAGGCCCTACAGCACCACTTAGCTATCGGTTACAAACTTATTGTTGTCAACTTGGGTGGGCAGGTCACCAAGGACACTCAATCTTTACTGACAGTCGCCCTGCAGCGTGCCATCCACAGCCTGTGCGGCCCATTGGTCCGCGCCAGCCAACTGTATTGTCCGGTACCGGAAGGTTTGTGGCTGGAGATGCACCTGCTTTACCAGATTGCCCGCTCCCAAAACCTGCACAAAACTCCGGTTCGTGATCCCCAGGCCCACCACACACAAAGCTTGAGCTGCGAGCAAAGCTATGTGGTCGCCCTGATGCTGGGCTGTTCACGCTGCAACCAATTGCGCCAGAGCACAATTGCCCAACTGGCCCAGATATTGGAGCTCTGGGGCACATTGGTAACCCTGCAATCAGGCCAAATTGCATCCAGCCTGTTTGCAATCAACCCAGCCCAAGACACCCCGCCGCGCTACACAGCACAGTTTGCAGCGGGCGAGTTGAACGATGCGGTGGGTATTGACCCCTCGGCGTTGGTAGATGCCATCAATGAGCATCTGCAATTAAACGCTGATCAACGAGCACAGTCGCGCCTGCACGTGCCCAACAGCATCAGCCTGGACATGCTGCAACAGCTGGCAGCCGCTTGGGGCGATATCGCCGAACGCACCTTCCAGCGCACCCAAAGCCAAGGCACGCTAACGCTATGCTTGGGCATGAGCGCCCTGCATTACTACTTAGCTGGACAGCGCTTGTTTAATGATGTGCTACAGCAAGCCAAGCTCAGCAATGCGGCTGTGTTCACTGTGCAGAAAGGTGACTCGGATATCTGGGCTGACGCCTTCGACACCAAGAAAGCTGATGGACTGGAAGAGAGCCTTCCCTTCGAGGAAATCCAGTACAGCAAACCCGATGACGACAACAAGTCAGCACTGTATCAACAGCAAGCAGCAAGTTATCCGACCCACGAGGTGTCTATCGTTAACATCAGCCCAGGCGGATACTGCCTGGCCTGGCCTCGCGAAGTTCCTAACCAGTTGCAAGCTGGTGAATTGCTCGGCATTCGAAGCCAACGTCAGGACAGCTGGAGCATTGCCGTGGTGCGCTGGATCCGCCAAGTGCGCGGTGGCGGCACCCAAATGGGTATTGAATTGATTGCTCCACAAGCTCAGGCATGCGGCCTGCAACTGCTGCGTAACGGCGACAGCAACAGCCAATATATGCGTGCCCTACTGCTGCCGGAGATCAGCATCATTTCACGCCCAGCCAGCCTGATTGTTCCGCGCATCCCTTTTCAGGAAGGCAGCAAGGTGAACATCAATATCAACGGTAACGAGCATCGTGCGGTCTTGAAACAACGCCTGACCAGTACCGGTAGCTTTAACCAGTTTGATTACCAAGTCACCGTGCTCAATGACGAAATGCCAGATAGCCCCGGGACAATCTCGGCTCACGACGGTAAAGCAGGCAAGGAAGATTTTGACTCACTCTGGAAGTCGCTGTAG